GCGTTGACCCCGGCTTCGTCCAGCCGCTCGGCCAGCAACCGACGGACGCGACAGCAACGCTCCCCAGTTTGGGGAACAGCGGAGCCGTGTCCCCTTGGCATGCTGTCGGGCATGCGAACAGTGTGGGGAGTATTGGCAGCCGGTGCCACGGCGATGGTTGTTCTCGGTGCGGCGGCGGGCAACGCGACCGCCGAGGGCGTGTTTGCCGGCGAGTACGAGACCAACGCACAGTGTGTGGCAGCCGGGGAGCAGTACCGCGGCTCCGACACCTGGCCCGATTGCGTCTATGGCCAGCAAGGCAGCGGCTGGCAACTGTGGATCCGCTCGATCGGCGGCTGACCCGGCACGACTCGTCCGCGAACGCCCCGGGTAGTTCGCGGACGGGTCTGCCCAAGCTGAATCAGTAGTGACGCAACGTAATTCACATGCCAGCGACACACGCTACGAGCCGGCGCTCGTCGTAGACGATGGCGCGGTTGCCGACCGGAGGTACTCGGCACGGCGCCCTGGCGCGTGTCGAGGTTTGTGGCGACTCAGATCTCACCGAGCAGGCGCATGACCGCCTGCGCGAGAGCTTCGTCGGTCAGTCCTGGTCCCGATGAGATTCGCTCCCAGCGGTCGACGGCTTCACGCTCGCCACATTCGTAGTGGACCGCAATCCATTCGCCGCTTGGGGTTGCAGCATTGCACCCAAACGAGCCGCCCTCAATCAGCCAGCACTCACCGTCGTCTACCCAATGCCATTGGCCGCCACCGTGTCGACCCATGTCTCGAGTGGGGTTGTAGGGACTCCATGGCGTCGCATAAGTTCGGGGAACTCCCTCACGCTTTCGGCCATGCGGTTCGACTCGCTCTCAGCCTCTTATCTTCTCGATTGGGAAGGTAGACATCATGCCGACGAAGTACGACGCGGCGACGAAGGCGAGGACGGTTCGTCTGGTTCGCGAGCACCGAGACGATTACGCCTCGGAGTGGGCGGCGATCACCACGATCGCGGGCCGGATGGGGATGACTCCCGAGACGTTGCGGAAGTGGGTTCGGCAGACTGCGGTCGATGAGGGCGACTCCGAGGGGGTGTCGACGGCGGCGGCGCGTGAGATCCGTGAGTTGAGGCGTAAGAACGCCGAGTTGGAGAAGACGATCGAAATCCTCAAGGCGGCAACGTCTTTCTTCGTTCGGGAGTGCGACCCGAAACAGAGGTGATCTGCCGGTTCATCGCCGAGCATCGGGCTCGGTTCGGGGTCGCACCGATCTGCCGTGCACTGTCGGCGCATGGCTGCAAGATCGCCCCGAGAACTTTCCACGCCTGGAACACGCGGGCACCGTCGAAACGGTCCTTGTGGGACGCGGCGGTGACCGGGATCTTGGCCGGCTATTACGAGCCCGACGCCCACGGGCGGCGGCGGCCGGAGTCGTTGTATGGGTCGTTGAAGATGTGGGCTCACTTGCGACGTCAAGGGATTCCGGTGGCCCGCTCCACGGTGGAGCGGCTGATGCGCGTCCACGGCCGGAAGGGAGCCACCCGAGCCAGAAACGTGCGTACGACCGTGGCCGATCCGGCGGCGCAGCGGGCACCGGATCTGGTCGATCGTCAGTTCCGGGTTCCGGGTTCCGGCACCGAACCGGTTACTCGTCGCCGACTTCACCTATGTCAGATTGGTGACCGGATCTTTCGTCTATACGGCATTCGTGATCAAATGCCTACGCTGGACGGATCCTGGGTTGGGAATGCTCGACGTCCAAGCACACCAGCTTGGTCGAATCAGCGATCCGGCAAGCGGCGGCTATGCGCAAACGTGAACGACACCCATTGTCCGGCAATACAATTCATCATTCAGACGACCGGGTCGCAATACACGTCGGTGCGGTTCGGTGAATCGCTGATGCTGTCAGGGATGATTCCATCGATCGGCTCGGTCGGTGACGCGTTCGATAATGCGTTGGCAGAGACGACAATTGGACGCTACAAGACCGAAGCGATCCGAGATAGCTCACCGTTCCGGCGCGGCCCGCTCAACAGGCTCGCCGACGTCGAAACCCTCACCGCGGACTGGATCCACTGGTACAACACCAGCCGGCTCATGCACCGACTCGGTCGCACACCACCGGTCGAGTATGAAGCCGACTACTATGCACACCGCGCCGAACAACCGGCCGGTGACAGATAAACCGGTGGGTACCAAACTCGGGGCGGTTCAGGAAGACCAATCTGACGGCTGTTGCCGAACAGTTCGGTCCCAACCAAGCAAAGCAGCAGGCAGGACATCGACACAGTCGGACAACTGAGCAGCACTACATCGACGGCCCAACCAGAGCACCAGACTCGACGTCGGCTATTAATAGCCTCTCGTCGAGACCTCGCGCCACACCCTGAGCGCTCGGCAGCCACGTCCCAACCGTGGGGACCAAAACGCGGGGAAAGCGCGGGAAATTCTCAAGTAAAACAGGTCGAAGACGCCATCCACCTCTACAACCTCGGCTGGTCCCTGGCACGAGTCGGCGACCGCCTCGGCGTCAACCACACCACCGTGCTCAACAAGCTCCGCGAACGCGGCATCCCCACCCGAGACACCCACGGCCGCCCGCGCGTCGAAGCAGGTGATGGTCGATGACCAGGCGTGCAGCCATGTCGACGCGATCAGCTTCGGACGGGGCCTCCGTCGTGCAGGCCGTCACCGTGATCATGGGCGTCGTCGTTGGCCTCACCGTCCTCTTCGGCTTCGGCAACGTCCTCAACCTCGCACTCCGGCTCGGCGTACCCGCCTGGGTCGCTCCACTCGTCGCACCGGCTGTAGGCCTTTCAATCCTCGGACTTCTGCTCGGAACTCGGCACCTCGCGCTCACTGGCGCCTCTGCCGAAGTGCTGGGACCGGCCCGCCGACTGCTGATCTTCGCGAGCGTGGTCACCCTCGCGCTGAACGTGGCAGAGCCTCTCGTGGCGGGCCAGTTCGGGAAAGCGGCGTTCGACGCGGTAGGGCCACTCCTGCTGATCGGCTGGTCGGAGGTCGGCCCTGGTCTGCTGCAAGCGATCGGCGCGACGAGTCGTATGCCGGTCGCAAGCGACAAAAAGCGGCCGGAGCCGACTATCGATGTGGACTCGGACGACGGTGCGCCGGAGGCTCAACCTCGACTCAGCGAGGACGTCGCGCGGCAAGACGGCCAGCAAGCAATCGGCAGGCACACGCCAGACGCTCTCTTGGCTCAGGTGCGGCGAGAAGATGCAGCTCACCGTGCGGCCCACCAGAAGCCGATATCGGCTGACACTTTTCGGTGAGGGGCGCGGTGCAGCCGCCGAGACACCCATCGCCAACTAGACAGCCGAACTCGTCGACATGCACAAGATCAACGGGGCCAAGCGCTCATGGCAGCTGTGGGTAGATCGCCGAGACGCCCCCGGCCAGCGCGGCCTGCGCCTGGCGGGAGGCGTTGTCCGCGAGGATCTCGTAGGTGCCGGCAGCGAGGCCGTCGACGGCGATGCGAGCGATGTCGGCGGGGTCGGACTTTTCCGAAGTGACGTCTCGGACCATGTCCGTGTCCATGTAGCCGACGTGCAGCGCGGCCACCCGGATGTGCCGGCCGGCGAGCTGCTGGCGCAGTGCATTGGTGAGGGACCATTCCGCGGACTTGGCGGCGCAGTACGCGCCGGCGTCCGGGAAGCTGACCCAGGACAGGCCGGACAGGACGTTCAGGATCGCGCCGCCGCCGTTGGCCGCGATCTGGGGCGCGAAGGCCCGGGCCACTGCCAGGGTGCCGAAGAAGTGGGTGTCCATCTCCAGGCGGATGTCGTCCAGGTCGCTATTGAGCAGATCGGCGTTGGGTGGCGAGCCGGCGTTGTTGATCAGGACGGTCACGTCACCGGTTGCCTGGGCGGCGGCCTTGACCGAGGCGGGGGCGGTGATGTCGAGCGCGATCGGCTTGACGCCCGGCAAGTCGACCCGGTCGGGGTCGCGGGCGCCGGCGTAGACCGTGGCGCCGCGGCCGAGCAATTCGGCGGCGAGCGCCCGGCCGAATCCCCGGTTGGCTCCGGTGACGAGGACGGTGGCGGCGGAGAGGTCCATCGATAGCTCCTGGTGAATCGAGACGACTGACAGGTGGGCCGACGGGGATCGGCCATGTTCAAGGCCTGGCACGGCCGACGAGACCGCCGCAAAGTCCGGCTCTACCGTGCGAGGAATTCGAGTGCCTTCGTCACGAACTGTCCGTGGTATTGGAAGACGCCGCCGTGGCCGGCGTCGGGGTAGATCACCAGTTCGCTGTCGGGCAGGCGGCGGGCCAGGTCGTGGGTGTTCTTCGTCGGGACCATCCGGTCGTGGTCGCCGTTCGCGACGAGCACCGTCTGGTGGACGACGGAGAGGTCGGATGGCTGCGCCAACCCCCAGCGGTGGATGGCCGTGAGCTGGGCGCCGTAGGACCTGAGGGAAATCGCCTTGTCCCGGTTGGTTTTGCGCTCCTTCAGGCGGGCCAGGAACTCCTTGCCCGCCCGCTTCCCGTTCGACGTCCGGGTGAAGAAGAGGAACTGCTTGGGATCCTGGAGCGTCAGCAGCGCGCGAAGGGTGTCGAAGTGGGAAATCCTGGTCACGTTCTTGATCCCTGCGCCGCCGGCGGGGCCGGTACCGGCGATGATCATCTTGCGGATCAGCTGCGGTTCGTCCTGAGCGATCACCTGGGCGATCATGCCGCCCATGGAGAAGCCGAGGAGGTCTACTTCGGTCAGTCCGAGCGCGCGGATGAAGGTGACGGCGTCGGCTGCCATCGCCTCGATGGTCTTCGGCGTCGAGCCGGTGGACGCGCCGACGCCGCGGTTGTCGAAGGCGATGACGCGGTGTTTCGCGGCGATGCCGTCGACGACGCGCGGGTCCCAGTTGTCGAGGACCGCGGCCAGGTGGGTCAGGAAGACCACCGGGACGCCGGTCTTCGGGCCGAGTTCGCGGTAGGCGAAGTCGACGCCGTCGGCGGAGACGGTCCGGGTCGGGGCGTCCTGGTAGGAGGCCACCACGTCGTCCCGGGATTCTTGTTTGCTGGTCATGGCTGTGTCCTTTTCGGTCAGTCGTCGAGGAAGAGGTTCACCTGGGCGGCGAACTCGTCGATGTGCTGGAACAGGAAGGCGTGGCCGGCGTCGCTGTAGAGGACGAGCGTGGAGTCGGGGACTTGTTCGACTGCCTTATAGGAGGCGACGGCGGGGATCATCACGTCGTGGAGCCCGTTGGCGTACAGGACCGGCTGGCTGATCGCCTGGAGCTGGGACTTCAGCTCGTCCCATTCCACGGCCAGGAGGCGCCCCACGGCGGCGAGCTGGCCTTGGGCGGCGTCCTCGGTCACCGCGGGGCCGCAGCAGGACCAGCGGCACGCCGCCCCGCGGACCGGTGCGGCGGTAGGTGAACACCGCGGAGGGGCCGGCGGCGGTGTGGTTCTCGAGAGTTTCGGCCGAGTACGTCGTCATGGCTTATATTATGACCATAATTCTATGCGCGGTGCAAGCCGAAGGGTGGACCGCGGTTCCGCGCTCGGCGTGGTGCGGGTCACGGATGGCCGATCGCGTCGCCGGGCGAAACCGGCGACGCGGACCCGCCCCGCGGCTAAGCGAGCGCCGGTAGCGGTACGTGCGGGATGTACACCAGCACGCGGAAGATTTCGGTGAGCGCCGTGCGCGGCCCGGCGAGGACCGTCGCCCGGCCGTCCTTGAGTGCCCGCGACGGAGTCAACGTGCGAAGCGCGAGGTCGATGAAAGTCTGAAGATCGCAGGCGACCCTCAGCGCCGGGTCGGCCGGCGACGGGCCCGAACGCGGCAGGAACCTGCCGTTCCGCAACTGGAAATGGAACACCTCGTTACCGACCTGGAACTCGAACGCCTCGCGGCGACCGGGGTCCAGGAGCTTCGCCTGCGTGCCCGCCAGTGCCAGTGCGATGAGCTCGGCGCGCGTGGTCCGGGGGTCGATGCGTTCGTCGATGGGCAGGTCGAGCCCCCACAAACCGAGGGCGATCAGGGGATCGCGCAGTCGCTCACCATGGCCGGTGAGCTCGTAGACCGCGACCGCCGCGGGCGCGGGCAGCATGCTCTTGCGGACGATCCCCGCATCCTCGAGCCCTTTCAGTCGCTCGGAGAGCCGGTTGCTGCCGATGGCGGGCAGCGCGGCAAAGAGGTGCTTGAAGCGCTTGGGGCCGAGCAGCAGCTCGCGGATCACCAGCATCGTCCAGCGCTCGCCGAGGACGTCGAGCGAGCGAGCGAGGGGGCACATCTGCCCGTAGGTCTTCGTCGGCACCTGCCGAATATACCCATCGGCACACCGGGGTTGCCAGGAAAACCATCTCTGGTAGCTACCGCTACACACTGTCATTGACATACATATTCACTCCTGTCACTATATGATTCATATAGCAGACCTCGTTCGGGGTCGGCGCGGTCCAAGGAGAGCAGCGATGACGAAGGCCCACGCATCGATGGGCACGACGTGGAAGCACGCGACGACCCATACGATCAAGGCAGGTGGCGTGGAGTTCGTGTATCGCGAGCTCGGGCCACGGGGTGGTCCGCCGCTCGTCTTCCTGCATCATCTGGCCGCCGTCCTGGACGACTGGGATCCCCGGGTGATCGACGGGATCGCCGCGCGGCGCCACGTGATCACCTTTGACAACCGCGGAATCGGCGCGTCGAGCGGATCGGTGCCTCACACGATCGACGAGATGGCCGCCGATGCCGTCACCTTCATCCGCGCGCTCGGCCACGACCAGGTCGATCTCCTCGGCTTCTCACTCGGCGGCGGCGTGGCCCAGGTCATCGCCCTCGAGCAGCCCGACCTCGTCCGCAGGCCGATTCTCGCGGGCACGGGCCCCGCCGGAGGCGGCGGCATCGACAAGATCACGAGGATCGCCGTCGTGGCGTACCTCGAGGCCGCGCTGACCCTGCGCGACCCCAAACACTTCCTCTTC
The DNA window shown above is from Nocardia sp. NBC_01730 and carries:
- a CDS encoding SDR family oxidoreductase; the encoded protein is MDLSAATVLVTGANRGFGRALAAELLGRGATVYAGARDPDRVDLPGVKPIALDITAPASVKAAAQATGDVTVLINNAGSPPNADLLNSDLDDIRLEMDTHFFGTLAVARAFAPQIAANGGGAILNVLSGLSWVSFPDAGAYCAAKSAEWSLTNALRQQLAGRHIRVAALHVGYMDTDMVRDVTSEKSDPADIARIAVDGLAAGTYEILADNASRQAQAALAGGVSAIYPQLP
- a CDS encoding alpha/beta fold hydrolase, coding for MTSKQESRDDVVASYQDAPTRTVSADGVDFAYRELGPKTGVPVVFLTHLAAVLDNWDPRVVDGIAAKHRVIAFDNRGVGASTGSTPKTIEAMAADAVTFIRALGLTEVDLLGFSMGGMIAQVIAQDEPQLIRKMIIAGTGPAGGAGIKNVTRISHFDTLRALLTLQDPKQFLFFTRTSNGKRAGKEFLARLKERKTNRDKAISLRSYGAQLTAIHRWGLAQPSDLSVVHQTVLVANGDHDRMVPTKNTHDLARRLPDSELVIYPDAGHGGVFQYHGQFVTKALEFLAR
- a CDS encoding alpha/beta fold hydrolase, producing the protein MTEDAAQGQLAAVGRLLAVEWDELKSQLQAISQPVLYANGLHDVMIPAVASYKAVEQVPDSTLVLYSDAGHAFLFQHIDEFAAQVNLFLDD
- a CDS encoding winged helix-turn-helix transcriptional regulator, whose protein sequence is MPTKTYGQMCPLARSLDVLGERWTMLVIRELLLGPKRFKHLFAALPAIGSNRLSERLKGLEDAGIVRKSMLPAPAAVAVYELTGHGERLRDPLIALGLWGLDLPIDERIDPRTTRAELIALALAGTQAKLLDPGRREAFEFQVGNEVFHFQLRNGRFLPRSGPSPADPALRVACDLQTFIDLALRTLTPSRALKDGRATVLAGPRTALTEIFRVLVYIPHVPLPALA
- a CDS encoding alpha/beta fold hydrolase, encoding MTKAHASMGTTWKHATTHTIKAGGVEFVYRELGPRGGPPLVFLHHLAAVLDDWDPRVIDGIAARRHVITFDNRGIGASSGSVPHTIDEMAADAVTFIRALGHDQVDLLGFSLGGGVAQVIALEQPDLVRRPILAGTGPAGGGGIDKITRIAVVAYLEAALTLRDPKHFLFFPRTPEGKRAATDYLARLKERTGNRDKRITPMAMRAQLKAIRAAGLQTPHGLSRIHQPVLVANGDNDLMVASEHSADLARRLPAADLVIYPDSGHGGVFQYHQQFVPAVLEFLER